The nucleotide sequence CGCTATGACAATTTCATCGGCGGCAAGTTCGTCGCGCCGATCTCGGGGCGGTATTTCGACAACGCCTCGCCGGTGAATGGCCAAGTCGTCTGCAAGATCGCGCGCTCCGACCATCAAGACGTCGAGGTCGCGCTCGACGCTGCGCACGCCGCCAAGGCCGCCTGGGGCCGCACCAGCGCCGCCGGACGCGCCGCGATCCTGAACAAGATCGCCGACCGCATGGAGCAGAATCTCGAGCGCCTTGCGATCGCCGAGACCTGGGACAATGGCAAGCCGATCCGTGAGACCCGCGCTGCCGACCTGCCGCTCGCGATCGATCACTTCCGCTATTTCGCCGGCGTCGTGCGCGCCCAGGAAGGCTCGATCGGCGAGATCGATCACGACACCATCGCCTACCATTTCCATGAACCGCTCGGCGTCGTCGGCCAGATCATTCCCTGGAATTTCCCGTTGTTAATGGCGTGCTGGAAGCTTGCGCCGGCGCTCGCCGCCGGCAATTGCGTGGTGCTCAAGCCCGCCGAGCAGACGCCGGCCTCGATCATGGTGTGGGCCGAGATCATCGGCGACCTTCTGCCGCCCGGCGTCCTCAACATCGTCAACGGCTTTGGCCTCGAAGCCGGCAAGCCGCTCGCCTCGAGCCCGCGGATCGCCAAGATCGCCTTCACCGGCGAGACCACGACGGGCCGGCTGATCATGCAATATGCCAGCCAGAACCTCATTCCCGTCACGCTCGAGCTCGGCGGCAAATCGCCGAACATCTTCTTCAAGGACGTGGCTGCAGAAGATGACGACTTCTTCGATAAGGCGATCGAAGGCTTTGTGATGTTTGCGCTCAATCAGGGCGAGGTCTGCACCTGTCCGAGCCGCGCGCTGATCCATGAGGATATCTACGACCGCTTCATGGAGCGGGCGTTAAAGCGTGTCGCTGCCATCAAGCAGGGCGATCCGCGCGAGGCCGATACGATGATCGGCGCCCAAGCCTCCGGCGAGCAGTTGGAGAAGATTCTGTCGTATATCGACATCGGCAGGAGCGAGGGCGCAAAGGTTTTGGCCGGCGGTGGCCGCGCCAGCCTGAGCGGCGATCTCGCCGGCGGCTACTACGTCCAGCCAACCGTATTCCAGGGTCACAACAAGATGCGGATCTTCCAGGAGGAGATCTTTGGGCCCGTCGTTTCGGTCACGACCTTCAAGACCGACGATGAGGCACTCGCGATCGCCAACGACACGCTCTACGGCCTTGGGGCCGGCGTCTGGAGCCGCGATGCCAACCGCTGCTACCGCTTCGGCCGCGCCATCCAGGCCGGTCGGGTCTGGACCAACTGCTATCACGCTTATCCCGCGCACGCAGCGTTTGGCGGCTACAAGCAGTCGGGCGTGGGGCGCGAGACCCACAAGATGATGCTCGATCACTACCAGCAGACCAAGAACCTGCTCGTCAGCTACAGCCCGAAGAAGCTCGGCTTCTTCTGACAAGGACTTGATCGGCAGAGCCGACAAGGACTTGATCGATCGGCGGAGCGGAGAGGGCGGCGCCGTTGCGGCGCCGCCTTGCTCCAAATCGATACCTCGCACCTTGACGCGGTCTCGAATCTGGTCCGCACGCCGCGGCGATTAGATTTGTTGCCCGATCGGCGCCAAACATTTTGCAATATTTCGGCCACGTTGCAGTGCGGCATAAATGAAAGCCGCGCCGCGGCGCCGCAGCGCTTTCGCATGCGTTTGACTTGGGTTAGAGAGGGCGAAAGTTTTCTCTGACCCGGAATTCCCATGGCCGCACCCAAGAAAGCCGCCGCAAGCGCTCCACAGGACAAGACCAACGGCGGCTCGCCACCGGGATTCACGAAGGAACAGGAGCTCAAGGCGCTCCGCGACATGCTCCTGATCCGGCGGTTCGAGGAAAAGGCTGGCCAGCTCTACGGCATGGGCGCGATTGGCGGCTTCTGCCATCTTTATATCGGCCAGGAGGCCGTGGTGGTCGGCATGCAGATGGCCCTGAAGGACGGCGATCAGGTCATCACCGGTTACCGCGATCACGGCCACATGCTCGCCACCGGCATGGAGGCCAAGGGCGTCATGGCCGAGCTCACCGGCCGCCGCGGCGGATATTCCAAGGGCAAGGGCGGCTCCATGCACATGTTCAGCGTGGAGAAGAAGTTTTACGGCGGCCATGGCATCGTCGGCGCCCAGGTCTCGCTCGGTGCGGGGCTCGCCTTCGCCAATCACTATCGCGGCAACGACAACGTCGCCGTCACCTATTTCGGCGATGGTGCTGCCAATCAAGGCCAGGTCTATGAGAGCTTCAACATGGCGGAGCTCTGGAAACTGCCGGTGATCTTCGTCATCGAGAACAATCGCTACGCCATGGGCACGTCGGTCTCGCGCGCCTCGGCGCAGCAGGATTTTTCCAAGCGCGGCCTGTCCTTCAACATCCCCGGTCATCAGGTCGACGGCATGGACGTCCGCGCGGTGAAGGCCGCCGCCGACGAGGCGGTCGCCTGGTGCCGCGCCGGCAAGGGTCCGGTCATCCTGGAAATGCAGACCTACCGCTATCGCGGCCACTCGATGTCCGATCCCGCAAAGTACCGAACGCGCGAGGAGGTCGAGAAGGTTCGCCACGACCAGGATCCGATCGAGCAGGTGCGCAACCGCCTGCTGGCGGC is from Bradyrhizobium sp. ISRA430 and encodes:
- the adh gene encoding aldehyde dehydrogenase, which translates into the protein MNKVEFLSVTKVPFAARYDNFIGGKFVAPISGRYFDNASPVNGQVVCKIARSDHQDVEVALDAAHAAKAAWGRTSAAGRAAILNKIADRMEQNLERLAIAETWDNGKPIRETRAADLPLAIDHFRYFAGVVRAQEGSIGEIDHDTIAYHFHEPLGVVGQIIPWNFPLLMACWKLAPALAAGNCVVLKPAEQTPASIMVWAEIIGDLLPPGVLNIVNGFGLEAGKPLASSPRIAKIAFTGETTTGRLIMQYASQNLIPVTLELGGKSPNIFFKDVAAEDDDFFDKAIEGFVMFALNQGEVCTCPSRALIHEDIYDRFMERALKRVAAIKQGDPREADTMIGAQASGEQLEKILSYIDIGRSEGAKVLAGGGRASLSGDLAGGYYVQPTVFQGHNKMRIFQEEIFGPVVSVTTFKTDDEALAIANDTLYGLGAGVWSRDANRCYRFGRAIQAGRVWTNCYHAYPAHAAFGGYKQSGVGRETHKMMLDHYQQTKNLLVSYSPKKLGFF
- the pdhA gene encoding pyruvate dehydrogenase (acetyl-transferring) E1 component subunit alpha: MAAPKKAAASAPQDKTNGGSPPGFTKEQELKALRDMLLIRRFEEKAGQLYGMGAIGGFCHLYIGQEAVVVGMQMALKDGDQVITGYRDHGHMLATGMEAKGVMAELTGRRGGYSKGKGGSMHMFSVEKKFYGGHGIVGAQVSLGAGLAFANHYRGNDNVAVTYFGDGAANQGQVYESFNMAELWKLPVIFVIENNRYAMGTSVSRASAQQDFSKRGLSFNIPGHQVDGMDVRAVKAAADEAVAWCRAGKGPVILEMQTYRYRGHSMSDPAKYRTREEVEKVRHDQDPIEQVRNRLLAAKVSEQDLKAIDAEVRDIVNASADFAQHDPEPDASELWTDVYR